One part of the Lapillicoccus jejuensis genome encodes these proteins:
- the pheS gene encoding phenylalanine--tRNA ligase subunit alpha translates to MSGPNTPYDPVEVAALDPAHLQEAVDAARAAFAAARDLDELKAARLAHVDRGAVAGARREIAALPPSAKAEAGKRVGAAQAELGRALAARTAELEAERDERILLEETVDVTRPTGRRPLGARHPLELTTQRLQDAFVGTGWEVVEGPEVESEWMNFDALNIGPDHPARQMQDTFFVDPPDGGIVLRTQTSPIQIRTMLTRTPPIYVVGTGKVFRTDELDATHTPVFHQIEALAVDKGLTMAHLRGAIDHFVRVMFGAGTRTRVRASYFPFTEPSMETDFQCFACHGEGRVTDAKGATVACPTCGGSGWIELGGSGMVNRKVLRACGIDPDVYTGFAFGLGIERALQLRHGVTDMRDIVEGDVRFSQQFGLEV, encoded by the coding sequence ATGTCCGGACCCAACACGCCGTACGACCCCGTCGAGGTCGCCGCCCTCGACCCCGCGCACCTGCAGGAGGCGGTCGATGCGGCCCGTGCCGCGTTCGCCGCCGCCCGCGACCTCGACGAGCTCAAGGCGGCCCGCCTGGCCCACGTCGACCGCGGCGCCGTCGCGGGGGCGCGCCGCGAGATCGCGGCGCTGCCCCCGAGCGCCAAGGCCGAGGCCGGCAAGCGCGTCGGCGCCGCCCAGGCCGAGCTCGGGCGGGCGCTCGCCGCCCGCACCGCCGAGCTCGAGGCCGAGCGCGACGAGCGGATCCTCCTCGAGGAGACCGTCGACGTCACCCGCCCCACCGGCCGCCGGCCGCTCGGCGCCCGCCACCCGCTCGAGCTGACGACGCAGCGGCTGCAGGACGCGTTCGTCGGCACCGGCTGGGAGGTCGTCGAGGGCCCCGAGGTCGAGTCGGAGTGGATGAACTTCGACGCCCTCAACATCGGTCCCGACCACCCGGCCCGGCAGATGCAGGACACCTTCTTCGTCGACCCGCCCGACGGCGGGATCGTCCTGCGCACGCAGACCTCGCCGATCCAGATCCGCACGATGCTCACCCGCACCCCGCCGATCTACGTCGTCGGGACCGGCAAGGTGTTCCGCACCGACGAGCTCGACGCGACCCACACCCCGGTCTTCCACCAGATCGAGGCGCTCGCCGTCGACAAGGGCCTGACCATGGCCCACCTGCGCGGGGCGATCGACCACTTCGTCCGGGTGATGTTCGGCGCGGGCACCCGCACCCGCGTGCGGGCGTCGTACTTCCCCTTCACCGAGCCCTCGATGGAGACCGACTTCCAGTGCTTCGCCTGCCACGGCGAGGGCCGGGTGACCGACGCCAAGGGCGCCACCGTCGCCTGCCCCACGTGCGGCGGGTCCGGCTGGATCGAGCTCGGCGGCTCCGGGATGGTCAACCGGAAGGTCCTGCGGGCCTGCGGCATCGACCCGGACGTCTACACCGGCTTCGCCTTCGGCCTCGGCATCGAGCGCGCGCTGCAGCTGCGCCACGGGGTCACCGACATGCGCGACATCGTCGAGGGCGACGTCCGCTTCTCCCAGCAGTTCGGCCTGGAGGTCTGA
- a CDS encoding PAS domain-containing sensor histidine kinase, giving the protein MADGGEGDPTGPLPGSVPGADPAPAPMDVVVRLSESLPDGLVVADSGARLVFANTRATQVLGVDLAARLGRPLAEALPLRDIEGNAWWEVTDPWHTLHTVRGHREKLLWTEDGTEVLLTSRYVRDEPRGPVRRVLASVRDASARQRAEQDHAALISTVAHELRSPLTSVKGFSSTLLRRWDRFSDDQKRFMLETIEADADRLTRLITELLDVSRIDAGRLDVRAQPVDLVLAAQRHVERLQSVEEYSGRELEVADADELPEVWADPDRLSQILGNLLENGLRHGAGTVRVNVATAAETTSDGRPMVAIEVTDEGDGVAEAHLPLVFNRFWHGGNRRGSTGLGLYVVRGLVEAHGGTIGVDRAPSGGARFRFTLPSGAPEHLA; this is encoded by the coding sequence ATGGCCGATGGAGGGGAGGGCGACCCGACCGGGCCGCTGCCCGGCTCCGTCCCGGGCGCCGACCCGGCGCCGGCCCCGATGGACGTCGTCGTCCGGCTGTCCGAGTCCCTGCCCGACGGTCTCGTCGTCGCCGACTCCGGGGCCCGCCTCGTCTTCGCCAACACCCGGGCCACCCAGGTGCTGGGGGTCGACCTCGCCGCCCGGCTCGGCCGGCCGCTGGCCGAGGCCCTCCCGCTGCGCGACATCGAGGGGAACGCCTGGTGGGAGGTCACCGACCCCTGGCACACCCTGCACACCGTGCGCGGGCACCGCGAGAAGCTGCTGTGGACCGAGGACGGCACCGAGGTCCTGCTGACCTCGCGCTACGTCCGCGACGAGCCGCGCGGCCCCGTACGGCGAGTCCTGGCCTCCGTCCGCGATGCGTCAGCGCGGCAGCGCGCCGAGCAGGACCACGCCGCGCTCATCTCCACCGTCGCCCACGAGCTGCGCTCGCCGCTCACGTCCGTCAAGGGCTTCTCCAGCACCCTGCTGCGGCGCTGGGACCGCTTCTCCGACGACCAGAAGCGGTTCATGCTCGAGACGATCGAGGCGGACGCGGACCGACTGACCCGGCTCATCACCGAGCTGCTCGACGTCTCGCGCATCGACGCGGGCCGTCTCGACGTGCGCGCCCAGCCGGTCGACCTCGTCCTCGCCGCGCAGCGCCACGTCGAGCGCCTGCAGTCGGTCGAGGAGTACTCCGGCCGCGAGCTGGAGGTCGCCGACGCCGACGAGCTGCCCGAGGTGTGGGCCGACCCCGACCGGCTCAGCCAGATCCTCGGCAACCTCCTCGAGAACGGCCTGCGGCACGGCGCCGGGACCGTGCGGGTCAACGTGGCGACGGCGGCCGAGACGACCAGCGACGGCCGACCGATGGTCGCCATCGAGGTGACCGACGAGGGCGACGGGGTCGCCGAAGCGCACCTGCCGCTCGTCTTCAACCGCTTCTGGCACGGCGGCAACCGCCGTGGCAGCACCGGTCTCGGGCTGTACGTCGTCCGCGGGCTCGTCGAGGCCCACGGCGGCACCATCGGGGTCGACCGTGCCCCCTCCGGCGGGGCGCGGTTCCGATTTACGCTGCCGTCGGGAGCCCCCGAGCACCTCGCCTGA
- a CDS encoding TrmH family RNA methyltransferase — MPSPPRPTRAGLLANPRSDRVRAVRALSRRAVRHRQGLFLVEGPQGVREAVHHRPDLVRDVYVTPAAAQRYDDLLARADAAHLPVHEVTDEVLAALGDEGASVSPQGLVAVCRTETATLESVLARAPRLLCVCAQVRDPGNAGTVLRAADAAGADAVVLTEGSVDVFSPKVVRSTAGSLFHLPVVTGVGAAEAVDAVRAAGLAVHAADGAGDRLLGALDLSAPHAWLMGNEAWGLPTELRARCDDVVRVPIHGLAESLNLAMAATVCLYASAGAQHPVGPA, encoded by the coding sequence ATGCCGTCGCCACCCCGTCCGACCCGAGCAGGCCTGCTGGCCAACCCGCGGTCGGACCGGGTGCGCGCGGTCCGGGCGCTGTCCCGGCGCGCCGTGCGTCATCGGCAGGGTCTCTTCCTCGTCGAGGGCCCCCAGGGGGTCCGTGAGGCGGTGCACCACCGCCCCGACCTCGTCCGGGACGTCTACGTCACACCCGCCGCCGCGCAGCGGTACGACGACCTGCTGGCCCGCGCCGACGCGGCGCACCTGCCCGTCCACGAGGTGACGGACGAGGTCCTCGCCGCCCTCGGCGACGAGGGTGCCTCGGTCTCCCCCCAGGGGCTGGTCGCCGTGTGCCGCACGGAGACCGCGACCCTGGAGTCGGTGCTGGCCCGCGCGCCGCGCCTGCTGTGCGTGTGCGCGCAGGTGCGCGACCCCGGCAACGCCGGCACCGTCCTGCGCGCCGCCGACGCGGCCGGCGCGGACGCCGTCGTCCTCACCGAGGGCAGCGTCGACGTCTTCTCGCCCAAGGTCGTGCGCTCGACGGCGGGGTCGCTGTTCCACCTGCCCGTCGTCACGGGGGTGGGCGCGGCGGAGGCGGTCGACGCCGTCCGCGCGGCCGGTCTCGCCGTGCACGCGGCCGACGGGGCGGGCGACCGGCTGCTCGGCGCCCTCGACCTCTCGGCGCCGCACGCCTGGCTCATGGGCAACGAGGCCTGGGGGCTGCCGACCGAGCTGCGGGCGCGCTGCGACGACGTCGTCCGGGTCCCCATCCACGGGCTCGCCGAGTCGCTCAACCTCGCGATGGCGGCCACCGTCTGCCTCTACGCCTCGGCCGGGGCGCAGCACCCGGTCGGCCCGGCGTGA
- the rplT gene encoding 50S ribosomal protein L20: MARVKRAVNAQKKRRVTLERASGYRGQRSRLYRKAKEQVTHSLGYAYRDRRAKKGDFRRLWIQRINAAARANGMTYNRFIQGLKAAGVEVDRKVLADLAVTDAAAFTALVELSRANVPATAETSAA, translated from the coding sequence GTGGCACGCGTGAAGCGGGCGGTCAACGCCCAGAAGAAGCGCCGGGTGACCCTGGAGCGCGCCAGCGGCTACCGCGGTCAGCGCTCGCGGCTCTACCGCAAGGCCAAGGAGCAGGTCACCCACTCGCTGGGCTACGCCTACCGGGACCGTCGCGCGAAGAAGGGCGACTTCCGTCGCCTGTGGATCCAGCGGATCAACGCCGCGGCCCGCGCCAACGGCATGACCTACAACCGGTTCATCCAGGGCCTCAAGGCCGCCGGGGTCGAGGTCGACCGCAAGGTCCTCGCCGACCTCGCGGTCACCGACGCCGCCGCGTTCACCGCGCTCGTCGAGCTGTCCCGGGCCAACGTGCCGGCGACCGCCGAGACCAGCGCCGCCTGA
- the rpmI gene encoding 50S ribosomal protein L35: MPKQKTHSGAKKRFRLTGTGKVMREQAGGRHLLEGKSSKKMRSIAGDLELAKPDAKKIKKLLGR, translated from the coding sequence ATGCCGAAGCAGAAGACCCACAGCGGCGCCAAGAAGCGCTTCCGCCTGACCGGCACCGGCAAGGTCATGCGCGAGCAGGCCGGCGGCCGCCACCTGCTCGAGGGCAAGTCGAGCAAGAAGATGCGCAGCATCGCCGGCGACCTCGAGCTCGCCAAGCCCGACGCCAAGAAGATCAAGAAGCTCCTCGGCCGCTGA